The DNA segment GAGCGCCCCGGTGAAGGGATCACGGTCCGCGGCCCCGTGCAGTATTTTAGTATCGTATTTCATGAGCACCCTCTTCCGTTGCCCCTCCCCTAACCCCTCCCCTCAAGGGAGGGGGAAAGTTAATTTCGCGCATTTTATCAGATTCCGTTCTGCCTTCCCGTTATACGCCACTGCCTCATGCAACAATCCGCCTTAATCCTATCCCCTCCATCGCCTTTGCCTCTATCTCCTCATCTCCTAATTCCGTTGCCGTTTCTCAGTTGCCGTTAAGCATTGGCCAGCGCCTGGTCGAGGTCTTCGATGAGGTCGTCCACGGCCTCGATGCCCACGGACAGGCGCAGGAGCGTATCAGTTATGCCCAGGCGCTCGCGGATGTCAAGAGGTATGTCGGCGTGGGTCTGGGTCGCGGGATGGGTGATGAGCGATTCCACCCCGCCCAGGCTTTCGGCGTAGCTGATAATGCGCACACCGTGGAGAACGCGGTTAGCGGCGTCCCGGTCCTTCACCCGGAAGGAAAGCATCGCCCCGAATCCGCGCGCCTGTTTCTCCTGCACCGCGCGTCCCGGGTGGCCGGGAAGCCCGGGGTACCAGACGCCGGTAATATCGGCGCGCAGCGCACACCACTCCGCGATCTTCGCGGCGCTCTCCTGCGCGCGGTCCAGGCGGATCGCGAGCGTCTTGAGGCCGCGGAGCAGGAGCCACGAATCCATGGGCGAGAGCACGCCGCCCGTGGCGTTCTGGATGTACGCGAGCCGCGCGCACAGGTCGTCGGTCGCGGCGACGGCGATGCCGCAGAGCGTGTCGTTGTGGCCGCCCAGGTATTTCGTGCCGCTGTGCACGACGATATCGGCGCCCAGCGCGAGGGGATTCTGGAGGTAGGGCGTCATGAAGGTGTTGTCGACGATGCACGGGACGCCGCGGCGCTTCGCGATCGCGGCGACGGCAGCGATGTCGACGATCTTCAGCATGGGATTCGAAGGGGTCTCGATGAACACCGCGCGGGTCTCTTCGCGGAAATGACTTTCGACCGTGGAGGGATGAGACATGTCGGCATAGGATGCCGTTATGCCGAAGCGCGGCGCGATCCCCTCGAAGAGGCGCCAGGTCCCGCCGTAAAGATCGTCCGAGAAAAGTATGTGCGCCCCCTGCCCGAAGAGCGCCATCACCGCCGTGATCGCCGCCATGCCCGAGGCGAAGGCGAAGCCGCCCTTCCCTCCCTCGATGTCCGCCATGACGCGCTCGAGCTCCGCGCGGGTGGGGTTCGCGGTGCGGGTATAGTCGTACCCTGAAAAACAGCCCGGTCCAGGGTGGCGGAAGGTCGCGGTCTGGTGAATGGGCGTGCTGATCGCGCCGTTCGATTCGTCCGCGCACAGGCCCGCGTGCGCGATCGTGGTGCGGATATCCATTGACGGTCCTCCGTGAAAGATGCTCTTGCTCTACTTCAAGCATACGCGGGAAGAAAATTCAAGGTAAACATGATTTTCGCGTCGCAGGGGACAAAAAGGAAATTATTGTATTGAAAGGTAGAGAATTCCGGTGAGTCTGCTCAATAGAACGGCTTGAGCCTTGCCCCTCCCCCTCGATGGGGGAGGCCGGGTGGGGGTGGAAGCTGAATCACGCGCTCAGGCACCGAACCTTCACCCTCCCCTAACCCCTCCCATCAAGGGAGGGGGAAAATTCTAAATATTGCGCGGGCATATTCATTCCCCGCAGACCAGGATAGTAGCCGCGAATACACGCGAATACACGCCAATGACTTTTGTAAAATTCGCGTTCATTCGCGGTTGCGTTTACCCCCCCCATCTCCCCTTCCTTTGACGTTACGCGTCTATCCCCTCGAAGAGGATGCTCGACAAATACCGCTCACCGGCATCGGGAAGTATCACGACCACGTTCTTTCCTTTATTCTCAGGACGCGCCGCGATCTTCACCGCGGCCGCCATGGCGGCGCCGCTCGAGATGCCCACGGTGATCCCCTCTTCCCTGTGGAGGCGGCGCGCCATCTCGACCGATTCCTCGTTCGTAACGGTCGCGATTTCGTCGACCAGGCTCAGGTCCAGGACCGCGGGCTTGAATCCCGCACCGATCCCCTGGATCTTGTGCGGGCCCGGTTTTGGATCCTCACCGTTCCGGATCTGGGTGAGCACCGGGGAATTCACCGGCTCCACCGCCACCGTCCATACGTCCTTCATCTTCGAGCGCTTGAGGTAGCGGCTCACCCCGGTGAGGGTCCCGCCCGTGCCCACGCCGGAAACGAAAATTTCGACGGCCCCGTCCGTGTCCTCCCATATCTCGGGCCCGGTCGTCTTGAAATGGATCTCCGGGTTCGCGGGATTCTTGAACTGCTGCGGCATGAAGTATTTTCCCGGCTCGTTCGCGATCATCTCCTCGGCCTTCGCGATCGCGCCGGGCATTCCCTTCGCGCCCTCCGTGAGCACGAGCCCGGCACCAAACGCCTTGAGCATGCGGCGGCGCTCCAGGGACATCGTCTCGGGCATGGTGAGGACGAGCGGGTACTGCCGCGCCGCGCACACGAAGGCGAGCGCGATGCCGGTGTTCCCGCTTGTCGGCTCGATCACGGTGACCTTCCCGTTCCCGGGCTTGAGCGTGCCGTCGCGCTCGGCCGCCCATATCATCGACGCGCCTATGCGGCACTTCACCGAGTAGGCAGGATTGCGCCCCTCGACCTTCGCGAGCACCGTCGCGGGCAGCCCCGCGGCGATCCTGTTTATCTTCACGAGCGGCGTCCGTCCTATGCTCTTGCTGATGTCTTCGAATATGTTCGCCATTGTTTTTCTCCTAAAATAAAATTATATGATCTGCCGGGGAAAAAGCCTTCTCCCCTCCCTTGATGGGAGGGGCTGGGGGAGGGTGAAAGCATCCGGTACCCCAGGTTCGCTCTCCACCCCCACCCGGCCTCCCCCCTCAAGGGGGAGGGGAAAGTCTCCCGCATGAAATCAATCGTCGGTCAATTCACCCTCTTCATAATCCCAATCCCTATCTCATCCATCGCCTTTGCCTTTCTCCTC comes from the Spirochaetota bacterium genome and includes:
- a CDS encoding PLP-dependent transferase, encoding MDIRTTIAHAGLCADESNGAISTPIHQTATFRHPGPGCFSGYDYTRTANPTRAELERVMADIEGGKGGFAFASGMAAITAVMALFGQGAHILFSDDLYGGTWRLFEGIAPRFGITASYADMSHPSTVESHFREETRAVFIETPSNPMLKIVDIAAVAAIAKRRGVPCIVDNTFMTPYLQNPLALGADIVVHSGTKYLGGHNDTLCGIAVAATDDLCARLAYIQNATGGVLSPMDSWLLLRGLKTLAIRLDRAQESAAKIAEWCALRADITGVWYPGLPGHPGRAVQEKQARGFGAMLSFRVKDRDAANRVLHGVRIISYAESLGGVESLITHPATQTHADIPLDIRERLGITDTLLRLSVGIEAVDDLIEDLDQALANA
- the cysK gene encoding cysteine synthase A; translated protein: MANIFEDISKSIGRTPLVKINRIAAGLPATVLAKVEGRNPAYSVKCRIGASMIWAAERDGTLKPGNGKVTVIEPTSGNTGIALAFVCAARQYPLVLTMPETMSLERRRMLKAFGAGLVLTEGAKGMPGAIAKAEEMIANEPGKYFMPQQFKNPANPEIHFKTTGPEIWEDTDGAVEIFVSGVGTGGTLTGVSRYLKRSKMKDVWTVAVEPVNSPVLTQIRNGEDPKPGPHKIQGIGAGFKPAVLDLSLVDEIATVTNEESVEMARRLHREEGITVGISSGAAMAAAVKIAARPENKGKNVVVILPDAGERYLSSILFEGIDA